In the genome of Massilia sp. W12, the window GTTCGTGCAAATGCAGCTTGCGATCCATGCCTTGCGACACCAATTCCTGCGCTTGCTGGCAGGTCAACAAAATCCGGTATTTCATGTTTTCCCCTGTGCCTGTCCAAACCAATGCAAATCCAGGCATTCGCGCAGACGCAAGCGGGCGCGATGCAGTAAGACCCACAGATTAGCCGGGGTAATCTGCAATTCCTTACAAATTTCTTCGCTTTCCAGCTCCAGCCATTCGCGCATCATGAATACGCGCGCATTTTTGGCCGGCAGTTTTTCCAGACAGCTTTCCAGCACACGGAAAAAATCTTTTTGCGCATACGCCGCTTCCGGCTCGCCCCAATGGCTGGCATTCTCGCGCACATGGCCTTGCTGATCGAATAATTGTTCTAACAAGGCCTGGTCTTCATCATCCTCTTTGTAATCGGGTTTTACTTCGCGCCGGTTGGCGCGCAAGCAATCGATCAACTTGAATTTTAAAATTCCGGTGACATAAGTGCGCAGGGAGGACTGTCCGGCAAAGCGCTCCGGATGCTCCAAAACCGCCAGCAGCGCCTCTTGCACCGCATCTTCCGCCTGGGCGCTGTCGCGCAATTGCAGCAGGGCGAAACGCAGCAGCGCAGGGCGTAATGCTTGTAACTGTTGATGTAAGGCTGTGTCCATGTCCGGTTTTCCCGAGTTGTGCCGGTTTGCGCTGTATCAGTCTGTGCATGGGGCCGGGTTCCTAGTAAAATCGCTGCATTTTTCAGCCACCCGCATTCCACCAGGAACCGCCATGCCCGACTTGACCGATCCAATTTCTCCGCTGAACGACCTGAGCAAAGTAGAACCCCAGATCAAGGCGCAAATTCTAGCCGAAGCGCTGCCTTACATCCGCAAATTTCATGGCAAAACCATCGTGATCAAATACGGCGGCAATGCGATGACGGAAGAAAAGCTGAAACACGGCTTTGCGCGCGATGTGATTTTGCTCAAGCTGGTCGGCATGAATCCGGTGGTGGTGCACGGCGGCGGCCCGCAAATTGACAGCGCCTTGAAAAAAATCGGCAAGCAGGGCACGTTTGTGCAAGGCATGCGGATTACCGACGAAGAAACCATGGAAGTGGTGGAATGGGTCTTGGGCGGCGAAGTGCAGCAAGATATCGTGATGCTGATCAATCACTATGGCGGCCAGGCAGTCGGCCTGACCGGCAAGGATGGCGGCTTGATCCGCGCGCGCAAAATGCAAATGGCTGACCGCGAAAAGCCGGGCGAATATCTGGACATCGGTTTTGTCGGCGAAATCACGGCGATCAATCCGGCGGTGGTCAAGGCGCTGCAGGATGACGCCTTCATTCCGATTATTTCCCCGATCGGCTTTGGCGAGGACGGCCAGGCTTACAACATCAATGCCGACCTGGTGGCGGGCAAGATTGCGGAAATTCTGAAAGCCGAAAAACTGATCATGATGACCAATATCGCCGGGGTGCAAGATAAAAACGGCAATCTGGTGACAGATCTGTCGGCGCGCGAAATTGATCAGATGTTTGAAGACGGCACGATTTCCGGCGGCATGCTGCCGAAAATCTCTTCCGCGCTGGACGCCGCCAAATCCGGCGTGAACTGCGTCCACATTATCGATGGCCGGATTGAACACTCCCTGTTGCTGGAAATCTTGACAGAACAGGCTTTTGGTACTATGATTCGATCCCATTGATTGCGAACGCCTGTGCAAGCAGGCGTTTTTGTTTGTCAGAGACGGCTGATTTGGTATTAACACAGATTAAGTCGTCTTTCTGCGACAATGCCCTTGTAGCTCAGTGGTAGAGCACTCCCTTGGTAAGGGAGAGGCCACGTGTTCAATCCACGTCAAGGGCACCACCTCCCTTTTTTCTTTCCGCCATGCGCAGCGCGTTCCGTCATCCGCACACGCCACAACGACGCAAAACAGCACGCCGCCAACTTTGGCTATTCGATCTCGACAACACCCTGCATGACGCCGGCTGGCGCATTTTCGACGCTATCGAGCAGAATATGAATCATTTCATCGCTGCCAGATTGGGACAGAATCTGGAGCAGGTCAGCGCATTGCGTGCGAATTATTGGCGGCGTTACGGCGCCACCGTGCTGGGCCTGATCCGGCATCACAATATCAGCGCGGAAGAATTTCTGCACCCGGTGCATGCGCTCCCTGATTTGCGCCAAATGATGCGTTATGAAGCCGGTCTGGCGCGCCTGCTGCGCCGTTTGCCTGGCCGTAAAGTCCTGCTCACAAATGCCCCCGCCGGCTATGCCAAGCGGGTGCTGCATCAACTCGCCCTGACCCGCAGTTTTGCGCGGCATGTCCCGATTGAGGCGATGCGCGTCAACCGCCGCTTACGTCCCAAGCCGGATAAGCAAATGTTGCGTCACTTATTGCGGCAGGAAGGTTTTCGCGCGCGCGATTGTATTTTGGTGGAAGACAGCGCCAAAAATCTGCAAAGCGCCAAAGCGCTCGGCATGCGCACGGTGTGGATCACCGGCTATCTGACGCAGCACAGCCGCACCCCGCATTGGGTGGATGTGAAGTTGCCATCGGTGCATGCGCTGCTGCGGCAGCATGGCAGCGTGCGCTCCAGATAAATTTTGCCTTATTGCCAAAATTACCTTGGCAGCCATGTCCGCAGTCACGCTTTGCGACATATCCACAGTACCGGCAATGGATTGCATAAAGTGCTTGGTTTTGCCGCCATGCTTGGCTACTATTTGCGATACAGGTTTGCCTGCGGGCAAGCCGGGCCGGCTGGGCGCATGCGCCGGCAATGTGGTTGAAAGTGGTATCCGATTCACTTAGACGGAACACATCATGCCTGCATCCAAAAAATTTCCTCTGTTAGCGTTCAGCATTTTGTTGCTTGGGGGGGTGGCAACCGGTTTTAACGGTATTTTCATGCGCCTGTCTGATGTCAGTCCCTTAGCATCCGCCTTTTGGCGCTTCGCCCTGGCGCTACCGTTTCTGTGGGCGTGGGCGCTCTGGGTGCAAGAGCGGGATATCCGCGAACGGCGTCGTATTAAACTGAGTAAAGGTTTGCTGCTGACGGGCTTTTATTTCGCCACCAACGTCGGCTTTTTCCATATGTCTCTGAAGTACACCACGGTCTCAGATTCTTCTTTGCTGCTAAATTTCTCCCCGGTATTCATTGCTCTTTGGATGTGGAAAATCCACCATACCCGGTTTGCCCCTATTTTCCTGGTTGGCATGGGCATGGCCTTATTTGGCGCGACCCTGTTAATCGGCCCGAATGCTGCTGTCAGCATGTCCCGTTTGTTGGGTGACTGCCTGGCTTTATGCGCGGCCGTGTTGTACGGAGCGTATCAATTACTGGTCAAAGCTTCGCGCGTGCGTTACTCAAGCGCACGTTTGATGGCATGGGCGACAACGGTAAGCGCGCTCACCATTTTGCCGATGGCGCTCCTGGCGCCTGGGAAATTCTGGCCGGAAGAATTGCTGAATTGGGCCCCATTGCTGGGGCTGACTTTGATTGTGCAAATTTTGGGACAAGCTACGATTGCCTGGGCTTCTGCGCATCTGCCGGCAGCTTTGTCGTCCGTGAGTTTGGCGGTCATGCCATTAACCGCCACCATCGCTGCCTGGTGGTTATTTGATGAGCGCCTGGGGCCTTTGCAGCTGATTGGGGGATTTTTGCTGTTGCTGGGCATCTTTCTTTCAACCCGAGGTTATCACCACCACAATCCGCCTGGATGATCCATCTGTGAACTGCGACTTTGCAGCTTGGCCATGTGGATTCCTGCCGATGCGGCGCTTGTGGCGCGTCTGATACGCGCCAGCCTTGCCGCTGCGCGTACAATCGGCCTTTCCCATCTTGGAGGCGCCTCATGTCTAAAAATCTGCTCGCTGTCTTATTGGTATTTGTGGTGAATATGCTGCTCAGCTTTGTGCAACACGGGATTGTGCTGCATGAGGACTATGGCGCACTGCCGCAGGTGATGCGCAGCGAACAGGAATCGCAAGCGTATTTCGGCTGGCTGCTGGCCGGGCAGTTTTTGCTTTCCGTCTCCTTCGTCTGGCTGTACCGCAGCTTTGGCAAGGAATTGCCCTGGCCACGGCGCGGGGTGCGTTTTGGCATCGCCGCCACCCTGCTGGCCTGGTGGCCGAATCATATGATTTACCATGCGGTGGCCAAATTTCCGCAGGAATTGATGTTCAAGCAATTGGCGCTGGACGCCTTTGTCATGCTGGCCATGGGCTTGAGTCTGGCCTGGTTTTTGCGTAAAGAATAAACCAGGCGCCTGCTTCAGCGGCCCGGCTGCAAATAACGCCAGTTGGTGAAGTGCACCGGATGCCGCACATAGTTTTGCAAGTCTGGCTGCAGCAGATCGAGTGAGAGCGGATACATGCGCAAGACCCAGGGGTTGTAAGCCTGCACCAGCCATTCCATTTCACGCAATAAGGCGGCGCGCCGGGCCGGCTCGCTGCTGCGCTGCAAGCCGGCATACGCCGCATCATACGCCGCCAGCTTAAAGCCGGTGTAATTGCCGCTGCTGTCGCCGGCCAGCAATTGCAGGAAATTCGCGGCGTCCGGGTAATCGCCGATCCAATTGTTTTCCGCCATCTGCACCTGTCCCGCGCGTGCGGCTTTGCGGATCTCGCCCGGCTTGTCGATGATAAAGCGCAGGCGCAGGCCGAGCGCCTGAAATTCTTTTTGCCAGTTTTCGCTTTGCGCACGCGCCTTGGACGTGCCCAGGGTGTGCATGCGCAGTTCGAGCGGCTGGCCGTTGGGCAGTGTGCGCCAGCCATCCGCGCCGCGCTTGTAGCCGAAGCGATCCAGCAAGGCATTCGCCAATTTCGGATCGTAGCGCAGGCTGCCGCGCCACTGCGGATCGTGTCCCGGCACGCCGGGCGGCAGCGGCGAAGCGGCGGGCTGGCCCAAGCCATGCTCCAAGATACGCAAATCCTGAGCCTGATCATGTCCCAGCGCAATGGCGCGGCGCAGCGCGATTTTTTCCGGGCTGTAGCCGCCGATGACCGGGTCGCGCAGATTGAACCACAGAAAATACACTTGCATCGGCACAAAGGTGCTGAGCTTGATGCCGCGCTTTTGCCATTCCGGGCGTAAGCGCCAGCTTGTCCCTTCCAATTGCGCCACGCTGCCGGCCAGATCCGGCGGCACTTGTTCGAGCAGATCGAATTCGCGATTGGCGAAACCGAGCAGGCGTGCCTGTCCCTCTTCCACGATGCGGATATCGACCGCCTGATTGCGCGGCAAGGTTTGTTGTTGCAAGCTGCGCTGCAAATCGCGCCATGCCGCCGGCACTTGTTGCGCCGGCGCCAGTTGGCGGCGGTAATCCGGGTTGGCGCGCAGCAGCAGGCGGTGGCTGGGTTTCCACTCCGCCAGGCGATACGGGCCAACTCCGCGCGGCCAGCTGTTTTTGCCGACAGTTTCATGCGCCACCGCCGCCGCCGCCGGCAGCGTCAGGAAATAGCGGAATTCGGGGTCCGGCGCGCGCAGCCGCACTTGCAAACGGTAGCGTGACAAGACTTGCAAGCCGCTGATGTTTTGTTTGGCGTCAAAGCGGCCGGCGCGCGCCGCTTCACGCAAGACTTCATCGCCCTCCAGCTTGCCCTCCAGCATGAACAGCCAGGCCGATTTCAGCGCCGGATCGTATAAGCGCTTCCAGCTGTAGGCATAGTCTTCTGCGGTCAATTCGCGCGCTTTGCCGCCAAACGCCGGGTCAGGATCAAACATTTGCCCGGGACGCACGTCCAGCAGCCAGGTTTTGCCATCTGCTGAAATTTGCGGCAGTGCGCTCAGGGTTTGCGCCTGCAATTCGAGCGGGCGCGCCAGATAAGCCCAGGCCAGCGGCGCATCGTACAGGTTTTCCAAAATCGACAGGCTTGCCAGATCGGTGGCGCTGGCCGGGTCAAGACTGACTTCCGGCCCGGTGAGGAAGACGCGCAACACGCCTTGCGCCTGTGCAGGCAGACAGCAGAGAAGAAGAGAAAAACAAAAGGCGCGGATCATGGCGGGCGGCGAGGATGGAAAACCCATATTGTGCCGCAAAAAACGCGCGCCGCCGCCACTGGCCAGCGAGGGGGGCGCACAAGGCGCCCCGGACTGAGATCAACCCTGCTTAAACGCCAGCAAAGGCGCGCCTTCCGCCACTTGATCGCCGACGCCGTACAGAATTTCTTCAATCACGCCATCATGCGGGGCGGCGATGGTGTGTTCCATCTTCATCGCTTCCATGATCAAAATCGGCTCACCCTTGCTGACGCTCTGGCCGTTTTGCGCCATCACCGCCACCACCTTGCCCGGCATCGGCGCGGTCAGGCGGCCGCCTTCGGCTTCCGTTTCGCCGGCGTGCTGCATCGGATCATCGAACTCCAGCTGCCAATGGCCGCCGCCTGAGAACACATGAAACTGCTGCGCTGCGCGCACCACGCTGCCATGGCGCGTGCTGTCGCCCAATTTCAAATACAG includes:
- a CDS encoding pyrimidine 5'-nucleotidase, with the protein product MRSAFRHPHTPQRRKTARRQLWLFDLDNTLHDAGWRIFDAIEQNMNHFIAARLGQNLEQVSALRANYWRRYGATVLGLIRHHNISAEEFLHPVHALPDLRQMMRYEAGLARLLRRLPGRKVLLTNAPAGYAKRVLHQLALTRSFARHVPIEAMRVNRRLRPKPDKQMLRHLLRQEGFRARDCILVEDSAKNLQSAKALGMRTVWITGYLTQHSRTPHWVDVKLPSVHALLRQHGSVRSR
- the argB gene encoding acetylglutamate kinase encodes the protein MNDLSKVEPQIKAQILAEALPYIRKFHGKTIVIKYGGNAMTEEKLKHGFARDVILLKLVGMNPVVVHGGGPQIDSALKKIGKQGTFVQGMRITDEETMEVVEWVLGGEVQQDIVMLINHYGGQAVGLTGKDGGLIRARKMQMADREKPGEYLDIGFVGEITAINPAVVKALQDDAFIPIISPIGFGEDGQAYNINADLVAGKIAEILKAEKLIMMTNIAGVQDKNGNLVTDLSAREIDQMFEDGTISGGMLPKISSALDAAKSGVNCVHIIDGRIEHSLLLEILTEQAFGTMIRSH
- a CDS encoding DMT family transporter: MPASKKFPLLAFSILLLGGVATGFNGIFMRLSDVSPLASAFWRFALALPFLWAWALWVQERDIRERRRIKLSKGLLLTGFYFATNVGFFHMSLKYTTVSDSSLLLNFSPVFIALWMWKIHHTRFAPIFLVGMGMALFGATLLIGPNAAVSMSRLLGDCLALCAAVLYGAYQLLVKASRVRYSSARLMAWATTVSALTILPMALLAPGKFWPEELLNWAPLLGLTLIVQILGQATIAWASAHLPAALSSVSLAVMPLTATIAAWWLFDERLGPLQLIGGFLLLLGIFLSTRGYHHHNPPG
- a CDS encoding ABC transporter substrate-binding protein — its product is MGFPSSPPAMIRAFCFSLLLCCLPAQAQGVLRVFLTGPEVSLDPASATDLASLSILENLYDAPLAWAYLARPLELQAQTLSALPQISADGKTWLLDVRPGQMFDPDPAFGGKARELTAEDYAYSWKRLYDPALKSAWLFMLEGKLEGDEVLREAARAGRFDAKQNISGLQVLSRYRLQVRLRAPDPEFRYFLTLPAAAAVAHETVGKNSWPRGVGPYRLAEWKPSHRLLLRANPDYRRQLAPAQQVPAAWRDLQRSLQQQTLPRNQAVDIRIVEEGQARLLGFANREFDLLEQVPPDLAGSVAQLEGTSWRLRPEWQKRGIKLSTFVPMQVYFLWFNLRDPVIGGYSPEKIALRRAIALGHDQAQDLRILEHGLGQPAASPLPPGVPGHDPQWRGSLRYDPKLANALLDRFGYKRGADGWRTLPNGQPLELRMHTLGTSKARAQSENWQKEFQALGLRLRFIIDKPGEIRKAARAGQVQMAENNWIGDYPDAANFLQLLAGDSSGNYTGFKLAAYDAAYAGLQRSSEPARRAALLREMEWLVQAYNPWVLRMYPLSLDLLQPDLQNYVRHPVHFTNWRYLQPGR
- a CDS encoding sigma-70 family RNA polymerase sigma factor, encoding MDTALHQQLQALRPALLRFALLQLRDSAQAEDAVQEALLAVLEHPERFAGQSSLRTYVTGILKFKLIDCLRANRREVKPDYKEDDEDQALLEQLFDQQGHVRENASHWGEPEAAYAQKDFFRVLESCLEKLPAKNARVFMMREWLELESEEICKELQITPANLWVLLHRARLRLRECLDLHWFGQAQGKT